Proteins encoded by one window of Emticicia oligotrophica DSM 17448:
- a CDS encoding sugar phosphate isomerase/epimerase family protein: MNSTRRSFLKTAPLAIGGAALANPSMAEITQPKSAASRIKLSVSSYSYWHFKGDKFPIEKVIDEAAKMGLDGIDVLHRQMDGEDNAYLQKLKKHAFVNGIAMTCLSIHQGFVSPDKAVLKEHIDHTNHCIELAYKMGIPCMRLNTGRWGTIKSFDDLMAKRGIEPAIEGYTEDDAFKWCIDSIHQCMKKAEACGILLALENHWGLGSTPEGMLRIKNAIDSPWLGLLMDTGNFLENPYDKLEKIAPQTCFVQAKTYYGGGEWYSLDLDYKRIVNILKSVNYQGYISIEFEGKEDPKTGVQKSVDLLRSVL; the protein is encoded by the coding sequence ATTAGCCAATCCATCAATGGCAGAAATCACGCAACCCAAATCAGCGGCCAGTCGAATCAAACTCAGTGTATCGAGTTATTCTTATTGGCATTTCAAAGGCGATAAATTTCCTATTGAAAAGGTCATTGATGAAGCAGCTAAAATGGGTTTAGATGGCATTGATGTTTTGCACCGCCAAATGGATGGAGAAGATAATGCATATCTTCAAAAATTAAAAAAACATGCTTTTGTAAATGGTATTGCGATGACTTGTCTTTCAATCCATCAAGGTTTTGTTTCGCCTGATAAAGCTGTTTTGAAAGAACACATCGACCACACCAATCATTGTATTGAATTGGCCTATAAAATGGGGATTCCTTGCATGCGTTTAAATACAGGCCGTTGGGGTACGATTAAATCATTCGATGATTTAATGGCCAAACGTGGCATCGAGCCAGCTATTGAAGGTTATACCGAAGATGATGCTTTCAAATGGTGCATTGACAGTATTCATCAATGTATGAAAAAAGCAGAAGCATGTGGCATATTATTGGCACTTGAAAACCATTGGGGGCTAGGTTCTACACCTGAAGGGATGCTTCGAATCAAAAATGCCATTGATTCTCCATGGTTAGGTCTATTGATGGATACTGGAAATTTTTTAGAAAATCCTTATGATAAATTAGAGAAAATTGCCCCTCAAACATGCTTTGTTCAAGCAAAAACTTATTATGGCGGTGGCGAATGGTATTCACTTGATTTAGATTATAAACGAATTGTAAATATTCTTAAAAGTGTAAATTATCAAGGCTATATTTCCATTGAGTTTGAAGGCAAAGAAGACCCTAAAACGGGTGTTCAAAAAAGTGTTGATTTACTTAGAAGTGTATTGTAA
- a CDS encoding outer membrane beta-barrel protein — translation MKKAILLFYLSIIVQNIFAQTQSVSFRFIDNTQKPIIGTSVKLINKADTNKIQYGISDTSGVAKFITKAGQYTLKATSIGYKNLDRLISINAKSSSFELVMQDDANALATVTVVAQKPLVSQEDDKTIIDPEPIASSSTSAYEIMEKTPGLFLDPDGNIYISSTSPATIYINGREQKMSSADIATILKTLPPSSIQKIEILRSPSAKYDAASSGGIVNVVLKKGVKIGRTGSVVTGMNQGRYGNQFLSLNLMNNDGPKNSYFNLNLTNRNSYDQIETNRKLSENTFLAQKSYATSPAKIFYSGYGFSYDLTKKWTINFDGRGSYNDSRSESSNENLIKTIGTEAIRSQNQNDVRNNTHNLIFNQGFSTKYKIDSIGSELTSDFSYNFLSNQNKQNFSNQFISPAQEPFFGNGDIQTQRQSFIGQIDLKFKTAQNIIFESGLKTSLLWFKNTTEYFARSNGLQTLDVTRTSKFDYEEAIHAGYAQASKNLHSIQIKVGARVENTNMYGHQRIPKDTTFKINRIDVFPYAYLSRNITKIAGFDLTGYLIYRRSITRPVYDYLNPSPRYIDQFLYEAGNPSLKPQFTENYEANISVDNRPIFAFGKNYTRDIFTNVVYQNSENPSIAFRTYDNLGKNEETYFRLLGAIPPGKKYFFVVGTQYNHNKYDGQYQNKPLAFNRGSWSFFTFHQLKFSDVSSLSMNGFIRVKGQLQFYELSNFGNLNLSYNHSFLSKKLLLSLSVNDIFFTNNNRFTLNQGTISANGFRKSDTRRVGFNLRYNFGIKKKESQNNMMNFDTLENNSK, via the coding sequence ATGAAAAAAGCTATTTTACTATTTTATCTGAGCATAATTGTTCAAAATATTTTCGCACAAACCCAAAGTGTTAGTTTTCGTTTCATTGATAATACTCAAAAACCTATCATTGGTACGAGCGTAAAGCTAATCAATAAAGCTGATACAAATAAAATTCAATATGGTATTAGTGATACTTCGGGTGTGGCCAAGTTTATTACCAAAGCGGGGCAATATACACTAAAAGCAACATCAATCGGCTACAAAAATCTTGACCGTTTAATTAGTATCAATGCTAAATCAAGCTCTTTTGAATTAGTCATGCAGGATGATGCTAATGCTTTAGCCACCGTGACAGTCGTAGCTCAAAAACCTTTGGTTAGCCAAGAAGATGATAAAACAATTATTGACCCAGAGCCAATTGCCAGTAGTAGTACGAGTGCTTATGAAATCATGGAGAAAACTCCCGGCTTATTTCTCGACCCCGATGGCAATATTTATATCAGTAGCACCTCACCAGCAACTATTTATATCAATGGCCGTGAACAAAAAATGAGTTCGGCTGATATTGCTACTATTTTAAAAACATTACCACCAAGCAGTATCCAAAAAATTGAGATATTACGCTCACCATCAGCCAAATATGATGCTGCAAGTTCTGGTGGAATAGTAAATGTAGTGCTAAAAAAGGGAGTAAAAATCGGTCGAACGGGTAGTGTAGTGACTGGTATGAATCAAGGTCGTTATGGAAATCAATTTCTTAGCCTCAATCTAATGAATAATGATGGGCCTAAAAACTCTTATTTCAATTTAAACCTAACGAATCGTAATTCGTATGACCAAATTGAAACGAATAGAAAACTTAGCGAAAATACATTTTTAGCCCAAAAATCTTATGCCACCTCCCCTGCAAAGATTTTTTATTCTGGCTATGGATTTAGCTATGATTTAACAAAAAAATGGACTATAAATTTTGATGGAAGAGGCTCGTATAACGATAGCAGGTCTGAATCAAGTAACGAAAATTTAATCAAAACTATTGGTACAGAAGCCATTCGCTCACAAAATCAGAATGATGTACGAAACAACACACATAACCTCATCTTTAATCAAGGGTTTTCAACTAAATATAAAATAGATAGCATTGGTTCAGAACTTACCAGCGACTTTTCTTATAATTTTCTTTCGAACCAAAATAAACAAAATTTTAGTAATCAATTTATATCTCCCGCTCAAGAGCCATTCTTTGGCAATGGTGATATTCAAACACAACGCCAGTCATTCATTGGACAAATTGATTTAAAGTTTAAAACAGCTCAAAATATCATTTTTGAAAGTGGACTAAAAACTTCACTCTTATGGTTTAAAAATACAACCGAGTATTTTGCACGCTCAAATGGATTACAAACACTTGATGTGACACGCACGAGTAAATTTGATTATGAAGAGGCCATTCACGCAGGATATGCCCAAGCATCAAAAAATCTTCATTCAATTCAAATAAAAGTTGGTGCAAGAGTTGAAAATACCAATATGTATGGGCATCAAAGAATTCCCAAAGATACTACCTTTAAAATCAATCGTATTGATGTTTTTCCTTATGCTTACTTGAGTAGAAATATTACAAAAATCGCGGGTTTTGACCTAACGGGTTACCTTATTTACAGGCGTTCTATTACCCGACCCGTTTATGATTACCTCAATCCTTCACCAAGATACATTGACCAATTTCTTTATGAAGCAGGCAATCCAAGCTTAAAACCACAATTTACCGAAAACTACGAAGCTAATATTAGCGTCGATAATCGACCTATTTTTGCTTTTGGGAAAAACTATACCCGAGATATTTTCACAAATGTAGTTTACCAAAATTCCGAAAACCCGAGCATTGCCTTTCGAACCTATGATAATTTGGGTAAAAACGAAGAAACTTACTTCCGATTACTGGGAGCTATTCCACCGGGTAAAAAATATTTCTTCGTAGTTGGTACTCAATACAATCATAATAAATACGATGGGCAGTATCAAAATAAACCCTTGGCTTTTAATCGCGGAAGTTGGTCGTTTTTTACATTCCATCAATTAAAATTCAGTGATGTTTCGAGCCTAAGTATGAATGGTTTTATACGTGTAAAAGGTCAATTACAGTTTTATGAATTAAGTAATTTTGGTAATTTGAACCTTAGTTACAATCATTCGTTTTTATCGAAGAAGCTTTTATTGTCATTATCAGTTAATGATATTTTCTTTACGAATAATAATCGTTTTACTCTTAATCAAGGTACAATTTCGGCCAATGGATTCAGAAAATCTGATACTCGTCGTGTTGGTTTCAATTTAAGGTATAATTTTGGCATCAAGAAAAAAGAATCTCAAAATAATATGATGAATTTTGATACATTAGAAAATAATTCAAAGTAA
- a CDS encoding DUF885 domain-containing protein: MKRFLLLFLSTLALTAFGQQANEKLKIVIDEYENFQKIGYNNKPTDSLGTGILGDVSLEKYEKNYNAYKGFLAKINQIEVSKLNRTELINLELLKFLLLENINEFEFDAHLNPLLADAGFHMGYASMMRNASPRNLQDYQRHIQRLRDFPRYVQQHIDLMRLGIKKGIVQARVIFDGYDGTYKPYIVDSPEKSEFYAPFTRFPSTFNENLKQKLTADGKAAVMEASKGFKLFSDFMDKEYIPAARTKEGISNCTNGKAYYEMLVKYYSTMQMSVEEVHKKGLEEVARIRKEMEEVKAQTGFKGDFKAFLTFLRTDPQFYAKTPLELMKEASYIAKQVDGKLPAYFGKLPRQSYGVEPVPAAIAPKYTGGRYSPSSPESYRAGHYWVNTYNLPSRPLYNLEALTLHEAVPGHHLQIALNYELENVPDFRKRLYLSAYGEGWALYTEHLGDEMGFYKNPYSKFGKLTYEMWRACRLVVDTGIHAYGWGRQESIDYLANNTALSLHECTTETDRYISWPGQALSYKIGELKIRELRKKAETELGEKFNIRDFHDAVLSEGTVTLPLLERIIDDYIKQKK; the protein is encoded by the coding sequence ATGAAAAGATTTCTTCTTTTATTCTTATCTACTTTGGCTCTCACGGCATTTGGACAACAAGCCAATGAAAAACTAAAAATTGTAATTGATGAATATGAAAATTTTCAAAAAATAGGCTATAATAATAAACCAACCGACTCGCTCGGAACGGGTATTTTAGGAGACGTTTCACTTGAAAAATACGAGAAAAACTACAATGCTTACAAGGGTTTTCTAGCAAAAATCAATCAAATTGAAGTTTCAAAATTAAACCGAACCGAATTAATTAACCTAGAACTTTTGAAGTTCCTACTACTTGAAAATATCAATGAATTTGAATTTGATGCACACTTAAATCCACTTTTGGCAGATGCAGGCTTTCACATGGGCTACGCTTCAATGATGAGAAATGCCTCACCAAGAAATCTACAAGATTATCAAAGACATATTCAAAGGCTACGTGATTTTCCAAGATATGTTCAACAACACATAGATTTAATGCGTTTGGGAATTAAAAAAGGGATTGTACAGGCTCGTGTAATTTTTGATGGATATGATGGAACCTATAAACCTTACATCGTTGATTCGCCCGAAAAAAGTGAGTTTTATGCACCATTTACTAGATTTCCGAGTACTTTTAATGAAAACCTCAAACAAAAACTTACCGCTGACGGAAAAGCAGCTGTAATGGAAGCATCGAAAGGTTTTAAGCTTTTTTCTGATTTTATGGATAAAGAATACATTCCTGCTGCTCGAACTAAAGAAGGGATTTCAAACTGCACGAATGGCAAAGCTTACTACGAAATGTTGGTTAAATATTATTCAACCATGCAAATGAGTGTTGAAGAAGTGCATAAAAAAGGCTTGGAGGAAGTTGCTCGAATTAGAAAAGAAATGGAAGAAGTAAAAGCTCAAACGGGTTTCAAAGGAGATTTTAAAGCATTCCTGACTTTTCTACGAACTGACCCTCAATTTTATGCCAAAACTCCACTCGAATTGATGAAAGAGGCATCATACATTGCCAAACAAGTTGATGGGAAATTACCTGCATATTTTGGCAAACTACCTAGACAATCGTATGGTGTAGAACCTGTTCCTGCCGCAATTGCTCCTAAATATACAGGAGGAAGATACAGCCCCTCATCACCTGAAAGCTACCGAGCGGGGCATTATTGGGTTAATACCTATAATCTTCCGAGCCGACCACTTTATAATTTAGAAGCTCTTACTCTACATGAGGCTGTTCCAGGGCATCATTTACAAATAGCTTTGAATTATGAGTTAGAAAACGTACCTGATTTTAGAAAAAGGCTTTATCTCTCGGCATACGGTGAAGGTTGGGCATTATACACTGAGCATTTAGGTGATGAAATGGGTTTTTACAAGAATCCTTACAGTAAATTTGGCAAATTAACCTACGAAATGTGGCGAGCATGTAGATTAGTGGTCGATACTGGCATTCATGCTTATGGCTGGGGGCGTCAAGAGTCGATTGATTACTTAGCCAATAATACAGCTCTTTCGCTTCATGAATGTACAACCGAAACTGACCGCTATATTTCTTGGCCCGGACAAGCCCTATCCTATAAAATTGGCGAACTTAAAATCAGAGAACTAAGAAAAAAAGCCGAAACAGAATTGGGCGAAAAGTTTAATATTCGAGACTTCCACGATGCTGTTCTTTCGGAAGGAACGGTTACTCTTCCCCTACTCGAACGAATCATTGATGATTATATTAAGCAAAAGAAGTAA
- a CDS encoding cytochrome-c peroxidase: MKFKNLSMLVSSVVYLGVACNSDNSQDISPEQLFTKPANFPAPVYNFDKNPMSVAGFELGKELFNDGDLSRDGSIACADCHNQAYAFTHHGHDVSHGIDNLKGVRNAPPIQNMAFQKEFFWDGGVFDLDLFSIAPIENPLEMDEKLGNVLEKLRKKEKYATLFQKAYGSKEITTERFLKALSQFMNALVSANSRYDKYVRKEQGGILTEDELAGLEVFKQKCASCHSGELFTDQSYRNNGLPVYNLDDTGRGRITQNRKDEYTFKVPSLRNIEVSAPYMHDGRFYSLEAVLNHYNDGIVDSPTLDTSLKNGSKLGIQTTADEQKKLIAFLKTLTDNDFLKNKRFGIQ, translated from the coding sequence ATGAAATTTAAGAATTTATCTATGTTGGTTAGTAGCGTTGTTTATTTGGGAGTTGCGTGTAACAGCGATAACTCCCAAGATATTAGCCCAGAACAACTTTTTACTAAACCTGCCAATTTTCCTGCACCGGTTTATAATTTCGATAAAAATCCAATGTCGGTTGCTGGATTTGAACTTGGGAAAGAGCTCTTTAATGATGGTGATTTATCGAGAGATGGCTCAATTGCTTGTGCTGATTGTCATAATCAAGCCTATGCCTTTACACATCATGGGCATGATGTAAGTCATGGAATTGATAATTTGAAAGGTGTCAGAAATGCTCCGCCGATACAGAATATGGCATTTCAAAAAGAGTTTTTTTGGGATGGCGGTGTTTTTGATTTGGATTTATTTTCTATCGCACCCATTGAAAATCCATTAGAAATGGATGAAAAATTAGGCAATGTTTTAGAAAAGCTACGAAAAAAAGAAAAGTATGCTACGCTTTTTCAGAAAGCTTATGGAAGTAAGGAGATTACAACTGAACGTTTTTTGAAAGCTCTTTCACAATTTATGAATGCTTTGGTTTCGGCCAATTCACGCTACGATAAATATGTAAGAAAAGAGCAAGGAGGAATTTTAACTGAGGATGAATTGGCAGGATTGGAGGTTTTTAAGCAAAAATGTGCATCATGTCATTCGGGTGAATTATTTACCGACCAAAGTTATCGAAATAACGGTTTGCCTGTTTATAATTTAGATGATACGGGTCGAGGTAGAATTACACAAAACCGCAAGGACGAATATACGTTTAAAGTACCAAGTTTACGAAATATTGAGGTTTCGGCCCCTTATATGCACGATGGACGTTTTTATTCACTTGAGGCTGTGTTAAATCATTATAACGATGGAATTGTTGATTCTCCAACATTAGATACTTCGTTGAAAAATGGCTCAAAATTAGGGATTCAAACAACGGCTGATGAACAAAAGAAGTTAATCGCTTTTTTGAAAACATTAACAGATAATGATTTTCTGAAAAATAAACGATTTGGTATTCAATAG
- a CDS encoding MbnP family protein: MKNILKLFLAIFITVLIISCQKEDEIAPNDKNSLTIEFDNRMGDQKLVLGSTKYANALGEDFTVTTLNYFVSNLSLTKDNGEVVKFPDQYFLVRQADANSLNVTLKDVPAANYTGLAYTIGVDSLKSIADISQRTGVLDPASYGTDNMYWSWNSGYIFFKMEGISSAAAANSGGQKLYQFHIGGFGGKSSVTPNNLKSLSFNLPSPATVRKDIAPAIHVVFDVTKVFSAVNNISLAKSSVIMAPAAGLTVSANYAKAYIVDHVHNDAD; this comes from the coding sequence ATGAAAAATATATTAAAATTATTTTTAGCCATATTCATAACCGTATTGATTATTTCATGTCAAAAAGAAGACGAAATTGCACCAAATGACAAAAATTCATTGACAATAGAGTTTGATAACCGCATGGGTGACCAAAAATTAGTGTTAGGCTCAACTAAATATGCCAATGCTCTTGGCGAAGACTTTACTGTTACTACGCTAAATTATTTTGTTTCAAATCTCTCTTTGACAAAAGATAATGGCGAAGTTGTGAAGTTTCCAGACCAATATTTCTTGGTTCGCCAAGCAGATGCTAATTCTTTGAATGTGACTTTAAAAGACGTTCCTGCTGCTAATTATACAGGCTTAGCTTACACTATTGGCGTAGATAGCTTAAAATCTATTGCAGATATTAGCCAACGAACTGGCGTACTTGACCCCGCCTCTTATGGCACTGATAATATGTATTGGTCTTGGAATTCAGGATATATTTTCTTCAAAATGGAAGGTATTTCAAGTGCTGCTGCGGCAAATTCAGGGGGGCAGAAATTATATCAATTTCACATTGGAGGTTTCGGGGGTAAATCATCAGTAACGCCAAATAATCTAAAATCCTTATCATTTAATTTGCCTTCACCAGCCACTGTTCGTAAAGATATTGCTCCAGCTATTCATGTTGTTTTTGATGTGACGAAAGTGTTTAGTGCTGTAAACAACATTAGTTTGGCAAAATCAAGTGTCATTATGGCTCCGGCTGCTGGTTTGACAGTTTCGGCAAATTATGCCAAAGCTTATATTGTTGACCATGTTCATAACGATGCCGACTAA